A single window of Thermoplasma sp. Kam2015 DNA harbors:
- the cas5d gene encoding type I-D CRISPR-associated protein Cas5/Csc1, translating to MRVRGIKLTAIEPINYYYQPSGRGNRSSQFIGDIALKYAMLHQLGIDNIPFTNRFKPEYEELKRYNFWFSVAVPGFMAGLDEGNIELFKPLIRNTLQGIDYNGSNVHPAIKVGQVMYKNFYFQQPIKPGSKFYAIILDDGKWPLPQVLRVGTGKTGVLKIEEIEPEGIKIYINLYTLRNIISLDINKLQNIKMEFSEHVVLQYFIAGPINIEQFISLYLEALNGL from the coding sequence ATGAGGGTAAGAGGAATAAAACTTACAGCCATAGAACCAATAAATTATTATTATCAACCAAGTGGAAGAGGAAACAGATCATCTCAATTTATCGGAGATATTGCACTTAAATATGCTATGCTACATCAACTTGGTATTGATAATATTCCTTTTACAAACAGGTTCAAGCCAGAATATGAGGAACTTAAAAGATACAATTTTTGGTTTTCAGTAGCAGTACCTGGTTTTATGGCAGGATTGGATGAGGGGAATATAGAGCTATTTAAACCATTGATAAGAAACACGTTGCAGGGCATAGATTACAATGGCTCAAATGTGCATCCTGCTATTAAGGTGGGTCAGGTTATGTATAAAAATTTTTACTTTCAGCAGCCAATAAAACCCGGAAGCAAATTTTATGCCATAATTTTAGACGACGGAAAATGGCCATTGCCACAAGTGCTTCGGGTTGGGACCGGTAAGACCGGTGTACTAAAAATTGAAGAAATTGAACCTGAGGGAATAAAAATTTATATTAATTTATACACTTTACGGAACATTATTTCGCTTGATATAAATAAATTACAAAATATCAAAATGGAATTTTCTGAGCACGTTGTGCTTCAGTATTTCATCGCTGGGCCTATTAATATTGAACAGTTTATATCTCTTTATTTGGAGGCGCTGAATGGTCTGTAG
- the cas7d gene encoding type I-D CRISPR-associated protein Cas7/Csc2, which translates to MEDISEAIERGLLVRSVQDLDLRKNTGLFIKVAILSETKSFFICRNNEPTETTAETFHNYDRVVVPGPKWRGAERATALTMFRWADAINQEYNRNAVTRKILLKNPVSLIYGDSSTGSEREAASIASRCYYDWSYSYEPLGAVTERFIHNSLSDTGTILMDKEGKVQRNAIYNVQYIKPGVKFVRFISLENASLDILKVVIAATIRTTRYGARTSILGDNMQNTILAIGFSKGDRSITSYSVMEEAWNSDSWEPEKLIIEQMKSSYGNDFLTGNALESFLNEVKSLSSNREEMRTLSSQFVSKMEQDWSDFWKV; encoded by the coding sequence ATGGAAGATATATCTGAGGCAATTGAAAGAGGTTTGCTAGTAAGATCGGTACAGGATCTGGATTTGAGAAAGAACACTGGTTTGTTTATCAAGGTTGCAATTCTGTCAGAAACAAAGTCATTCTTTATATGCAGGAACAATGAACCAACTGAAACAACAGCCGAAACTTTTCATAATTACGATAGAGTAGTTGTTCCAGGGCCTAAGTGGAGAGGTGCAGAGAGAGCAACTGCATTAACAATGTTTAGATGGGCAGACGCAATAAACCAAGAATATAATCGAAATGCGGTAACTCGGAAAATATTACTCAAAAATCCCGTAAGTCTGATATATGGTGACTCCAGTACAGGATCTGAAAGAGAAGCTGCATCTATCGCATCTAGGTGTTATTATGACTGGTCATACAGCTATGAGCCACTTGGCGCAGTGACTGAGAGATTCATACACAATTCTTTGTCAGATACAGGAACCATCCTGATGGACAAAGAAGGCAAGGTTCAAAGAAATGCAATTTACAATGTTCAATACATAAAACCGGGCGTAAAATTTGTCAGATTCATATCATTGGAGAATGCTTCGTTGGACATTCTGAAAGTTGTAATTGCGGCTACTATCAGAACAACGAGATATGGTGCAAGGACATCAATTCTTGGTGATAACATGCAGAATACTATACTGGCAATAGGATTTTCAAAGGGAGATAGGAGTATAACATCCTATTCAGTTATGGAAGAAGCATGGAATAGTGACTCATGGGAGCCAGAAAAGCTTATAATTGAACAAATGAAAAGTAGCTATGGTAATGATTTCCTAACAGGTAATGCTTTGGAGAGTTTTCTAAACGAAGTCAAATCCCTTTCATCTAACAGAGAAGAGATGCGAACTTTGTCTTCTCAATTTGTTTCCAAAATGGAGCAAGACTGGTCAGATTTTTGGAAGGTGTAA
- a CDS encoding MFS transporter, protein MTIDYSRKYFVLSITTLGSLMAAIDSTIVFLALPAMGHYFASSVSYLTWIVVAYIISATIFMIPSADIMRKIGKKQLYLAGFLIFAFSSLVIALSNSIFMAVVFRFVEGIGAGFLSAVGIPILLDAFPPQERGRAVGINSISWAIGTLIGPVLGGYLVLYDWRYVFLINVPIGIIAAVLGMVRIPNYQRENAAKYDPIPLIGLIAFLIPLTIGISFINVYFLMAPAVLFPFFLMSQRRNPIIPSVLLRNRNYVRVSISSTLQALSFFGVLYALSLYLQITKGMSSLSASLYLFTYPLASMIANPVSGFIFDRTGKGAQLLVIGLVMQAFGIFMVAYTMTLIPVYLFVAGFGGSLFWAPSTTMVVDAAGPKFRGIANSSLFTLRNMSLILGISVFPLFVSAFSHVKSSSIIITAFGSNLTASTSYYLMAVSILSILAMIPIMGFLRSRNDESALKAENPT, encoded by the coding sequence ATGACTATTGATTACTCACGCAAGTACTTCGTATTATCCATAACAACGCTGGGTTCGCTCATGGCAGCCATAGACTCCACCATAGTCTTTCTTGCGTTGCCGGCCATGGGCCACTACTTCGCATCATCCGTATCATATCTCACCTGGATCGTCGTCGCCTACATAATAAGCGCAACGATCTTCATGATACCCAGCGCAGACATAATGCGGAAGATCGGTAAGAAACAACTTTATCTGGCAGGATTCCTGATCTTTGCGTTCTCGTCCCTGGTCATAGCCTTATCGAACAGCATATTCATGGCCGTAGTCTTCAGGTTCGTTGAGGGCATAGGCGCTGGTTTCCTCAGCGCAGTGGGTATTCCCATACTTCTGGACGCGTTCCCGCCTCAGGAGAGGGGCCGTGCAGTTGGTATAAACTCGATATCATGGGCCATCGGAACGCTGATCGGGCCAGTGCTGGGAGGATACCTCGTTCTATACGATTGGAGGTACGTGTTCCTGATAAATGTGCCCATAGGAATCATCGCCGCAGTACTCGGCATGGTCAGGATACCCAACTATCAGAGGGAGAATGCGGCAAAATACGATCCGATACCTCTCATCGGCCTCATAGCATTCCTCATTCCGCTCACGATCGGAATTTCATTCATAAACGTCTATTTCCTCATGGCCCCCGCCGTGCTATTCCCGTTCTTCTTAATGTCGCAGAGGAGAAATCCCATAATACCTTCGGTGCTGCTGAGGAACAGGAACTACGTCCGCGTATCCATATCATCCACATTGCAGGCCCTGTCCTTCTTCGGGGTGCTCTATGCTCTCAGTCTTTATCTTCAGATAACTAAGGGTATGTCGTCGCTGTCTGCATCGCTGTACCTCTTCACCTATCCTCTTGCGTCCATGATCGCAAATCCCGTCAGCGGGTTCATCTTCGACAGGACGGGAAAGGGTGCTCAGCTTCTCGTCATAGGACTGGTCATGCAGGCCTTCGGCATATTCATGGTTGCCTACACGATGACGCTAATACCAGTTTATCTGTTCGTTGCTGGATTCGGTGGTTCGCTCTTCTGGGCGCCTTCAACGACCATGGTTGTTGACGCCGCCGGGCCGAAGTTCAGGGGCATAGCAAACAGTTCGCTATTCACGCTCAGGAACATGTCCCTTATACTGGGTATATCTGTCTTCCCGCTGTTTGTTTCGGCATTCTCGCACGTGAAGTCATCGTCGATCATCATAACGGCCTTCGGTTCAAACCTGACGGCGAGCACATCCTATTACCTCATGGCGGTGTCCATACTGTCTATCCTGGCGATGATACCGATAATGGGATTTCTTCGATCTAGGAATGATGAATCAGCGTTGAAAGCTGAAAATCCAACATAA
- the cas6 gene encoding CRISPR-associated endoribonuclease Cas6 → MKSAIIKIEKSSGMMIPYEYNYYIALSIYSKLNQYQNKIRPLHIPASFSVFTFSNIISRKVLTGINGLKIDRGFIIFRTLDDTLLDYLKLGLALDPTIRITETTFSVKSVKEINSISFPEEVKFRTLSPALVRDFKNAKLYVSDPRYIEENINNTTTWFLKHKLGISNPSLSIEIETYDRKTVRISSNAGKNSITTSFNLTGRLRGNPDEISMIYYRGIGSKTGLGLGCWEVNNE, encoded by the coding sequence ATGAAATCCGCTATCATTAAGATAGAAAAATCAAGTGGAATGATGATCCCTTATGAGTACAATTATTATATCGCATTATCTATATACTCCAAGCTTAATCAATACCAAAATAAAATCAGGCCTCTTCATATCCCAGCAAGTTTCTCTGTTTTTACATTCAGTAATATAATTTCAAGGAAAGTATTAACTGGAATCAATGGACTTAAAATTGATAGGGGATTTATAATTTTCCGCACTCTAGACGATACACTGCTTGATTATCTTAAATTAGGTCTTGCGTTAGATCCGACGATTCGGATAACCGAGACAACTTTCTCTGTCAAATCTGTTAAGGAGATTAATTCCATATCATTTCCAGAAGAGGTTAAATTTAGAACACTGTCGCCAGCACTTGTGCGCGACTTCAAGAATGCAAAACTTTATGTGTCAGATCCACGCTATATAGAAGAAAATATCAATAATACAACTACTTGGTTTCTGAAGCATAAACTTGGAATTAGTAACCCTTCGCTAAGTATTGAAATAGAAACTTATGACAGGAAAACCGTACGCATTTCTTCCAATGCTGGGAAAAATTCTATTACTACAAGTTTCAATCTAACTGGAAGGTTAAGAGGCAATCCAGATGAAATATCCATGATCTATTATAGAGGAATTGGTTCAAAAACCGGTCTTGGCCTGGGATGTTGGGAGGTGAATAACGAATGA